Proteins found in one Bacillus subtilis subsp. subtilis str. 168 genomic segment:
- the yhaX gene encoding putative hydrolase (Evidence 3: Putative function from multiple computational evidences; PubMedId: 11988534; Product type e: enzyme) translates to MSKQLLALNIDGALLRSNGKIHQATKDAIEYVKKKGIYVTLVTNRHFRSAQKIAKSLKLDAKLITHSGAYIAEKIDAPFFEKRISDDHTFNIVQVLESYQCNIRLLHEKYSIGNKKKVNSNLLGKALIHPSDPIFYPVQFVESLSDLLMDEPVSAPVIEVYTEHDIQHDITETITKAFPAVDVIRVNDEKLNIVPKGVSKEAGLALVASELGLSMDDVVAIGHQYDDLPMIELAGLGVAMGNAVPEIKRKADWVTRSNDEQGVAYMMKEYFRMQQRKGFLDKFHMKRV, encoded by the coding sequence GTGTCAAAACAATTGCTTGCCTTAAATATAGATGGAGCGCTGCTTCGGTCGAACGGGAAGATTCATCAGGCAACGAAAGACGCGATTGAATATGTAAAGAAAAAAGGGATTTACGTCACACTTGTGACCAACCGTCATTTTCGCTCAGCACAGAAAATAGCGAAATCGCTAAAGCTTGATGCCAAGCTGATCACCCATAGCGGGGCATATATCGCTGAGAAAATTGACGCCCCGTTTTTTGAAAAAAGAATTTCTGATGATCATACCTTTAACATTGTTCAAGTGCTGGAGAGCTATCAATGCAATATTCGGCTTCTTCACGAAAAGTATTCCATCGGAAACAAGAAAAAGGTGAATTCGAATTTATTAGGGAAAGCACTCATTCATCCGTCTGACCCGATCTTTTATCCAGTCCAGTTCGTTGAATCATTAAGCGATCTCCTCATGGATGAGCCGGTGAGTGCACCCGTCATCGAGGTGTACACGGAGCACGACATTCAGCATGACATTACAGAAACGATTACAAAAGCCTTCCCTGCGGTGGACGTGATTCGCGTAAACGATGAGAAACTGAATATCGTCCCGAAGGGTGTCTCGAAGGAAGCGGGTTTGGCCCTCGTCGCTTCAGAGCTGGGCCTGAGTATGGATGATGTCGTGGCCATTGGGCATCAGTATGACGATCTGCCGATGATCGAACTTGCCGGTCTTGGGGTAGCGATGGGGAATGCCGTTCCGGAAATTAAGAGAAAGGCAGATTGGGTTACAAGGTCCAATGACGAGCAAGGTGTCGCTTATATGATGAAGGAATATTTCCGAATGCAGCAGCGAAAAGGATTTCTTGATAAGTTCCACATGAAACGTGTGTAA
- the hemZ gene encoding coproporphyrinogen III oxidase (Evidence 1a: Function from experimental evidences in the studied strain; PubMedId: 10498703, 21255303; Product type e: enzyme) gives MQIKIEGIHDDRLHRPLQNIANLFYEECELAYGGEEPADFVISLALSQTDEHVTVSGEVKGTGIKEQHTKFFSPDMTEKEAFKQVKNTISYVYLNLLQAHTGITQKWGILTGIRPTKLLHKKLQSGMSKEQAHAELKKDYLIHDEKIMLMQEIVDRQLAAVPDLYRVKDEVSIYIGIPFCPTKCAYCTFPAYAIQGQAGRVGSFLWGLHYEMQKIGEWLKEHDVKVTTIYFGGGTPTSITAEEMDLLYEEMVRSFPDVKNIREITVEAGRPDTITEEKLAVLNKYDIDRISINPQSYENETLKAIGRHHTVEETIEKYHLSRQHGMNNINMDLIIGLPGEGVKEFRHSLSETEKLMPESLTVHTLSFKRASEMTRNKHKYKVAGREEVSQMMEDAVAWTKEHGYVPYYLYRQKNILGNLENVGYSLPGQESIYNIMIMEEVQTIIGIGCGAASKFIDRDTGKITHFANPKDPKSYNERFEHYTDEKIKYLEQIFEKTTKQH, from the coding sequence TTGCAAATTAAAATAGAAGGCATACATGATGACCGCCTGCATCGGCCTCTGCAAAATATTGCAAATTTGTTTTATGAAGAGTGCGAGCTTGCGTATGGCGGAGAGGAGCCCGCAGATTTTGTCATTTCTTTAGCGTTGTCACAAACGGATGAGCATGTGACGGTTTCTGGAGAAGTGAAGGGTACTGGCATAAAGGAACAGCATACAAAATTCTTTTCTCCAGACATGACTGAAAAAGAAGCTTTTAAGCAAGTGAAAAACACAATTTCTTATGTGTATCTCAATCTTCTTCAGGCGCATACGGGCATTACGCAGAAGTGGGGAATCCTCACAGGAATCCGGCCCACAAAGCTGCTTCATAAAAAACTGCAAAGCGGAATGTCCAAGGAGCAAGCGCATGCTGAGTTGAAAAAAGACTATTTAATTCATGATGAAAAAATCATGCTAATGCAGGAAATTGTTGACCGTCAGCTGGCGGCAGTGCCGGATTTGTACCGAGTAAAGGATGAAGTCAGCATTTATATCGGCATTCCGTTCTGCCCGACAAAATGCGCGTATTGCACATTCCCTGCGTACGCTATCCAAGGACAGGCGGGCAGAGTCGGCTCATTCCTATGGGGACTGCATTACGAAATGCAGAAAATCGGTGAATGGCTGAAGGAGCATGATGTTAAGGTTACAACCATTTACTTTGGCGGCGGGACGCCGACAAGCATTACAGCGGAGGAGATGGATCTGCTGTATGAAGAAATGGTCCGCTCCTTCCCGGATGTGAAAAACATTCGTGAGATTACGGTGGAGGCCGGTCGTCCTGACACGATTACAGAAGAAAAACTCGCCGTTTTAAACAAATATGACATTGATCGGATCAGCATCAATCCGCAATCCTACGAAAACGAAACGCTAAAGGCGATCGGGCGGCACCATACGGTTGAAGAGACCATTGAGAAATATCATCTGTCACGCCAGCACGGCATGAATAATATTAACATGGACTTGATTATTGGTTTGCCTGGGGAAGGCGTGAAGGAGTTCAGGCACAGTCTTTCAGAAACAGAAAAACTGATGCCGGAATCCCTTACCGTTCATACTCTTTCATTTAAACGGGCGTCAGAAATGACGAGAAACAAGCATAAGTACAAAGTTGCCGGCAGGGAAGAGGTTTCTCAAATGATGGAAGACGCGGTAGCCTGGACGAAAGAGCATGGGTACGTGCCTTATTATTTATACCGCCAGAAAAACATTCTTGGAAACCTTGAAAACGTCGGATACTCTTTGCCGGGACAAGAAAGCATCTACAACATTATGATTATGGAAGAGGTGCAGACGATTATTGGCATCGGCTGCGGCGCTGCTAGTAAATTTATTGATCGGGATACAGGGAAAATTACGCATTTTGCGAATCCGAAAGATCCGAAATCGTACAATGAGCGCTTCGAGCACTACACGGACGAAAAAATCAAATATTTAGAGCAGATTTTTGAAAAAACGACAAAGCAGCACTGA
- the khtU gene encoding proton/potassium antiporter; methylglyoxal resistance (Evidence 1a: Function from experimental evidences in the studied strain; PubMedId: 7934942, 14987767, 15849754, 15919996, 16850406, 24330391; Product type t : transporter) codes for MDHLVFEVGTALVLVAIASVIANKIKFSIIPFLIVLGMLVGPHAPKMGIIDLTFIQSSEIIEFFGRMGVLFLLFYLGLEFSVGKLIKSGKSIAVGGTIYILINFSLGLLYGFITGFSFLEVLILAGVITISSSAIVAKVLVDLKRTANPETELILGIIMFEDIFLAVYLSVVSGLILGDATSVGSALLSILIAFGYMLLFFIAARKLPPLLNKLLDIRSNEVFIIVIFAALFFIAGFSETIHVAEAIGALLLGLVFSETEHSDRIEHLVVPFRDFFGAMFFFSFGLSIDPFSLGEAVWLALGAVILTILGNFIAGMVAGRRAGLSHKASSNIGLTIVSRGEFSIIVANLGIAGGLSATLKPFAALYVLILAILGPLVTKESKRIYRLLNKVFKWKPEVQPAKKQG; via the coding sequence ATGGACCATCTTGTATTTGAAGTCGGAACTGCACTTGTGCTTGTGGCAATCGCCAGTGTGATCGCCAATAAAATTAAATTTTCGATTATTCCGTTTCTGATTGTGCTGGGAATGCTTGTTGGACCGCACGCGCCGAAAATGGGGATTATTGATCTAACATTTATTCAAAGCAGTGAAATCATCGAGTTTTTCGGGCGAATGGGCGTACTGTTCCTCCTCTTCTATCTCGGACTCGAATTCTCTGTCGGGAAGTTAATCAAATCAGGAAAATCAATCGCGGTCGGCGGGACGATTTATATTTTGATTAACTTCAGCCTCGGACTGCTTTACGGGTTTATCACCGGATTTTCCTTTCTGGAAGTCCTCATCCTCGCAGGCGTCATCACAATCTCGTCAAGTGCGATTGTCGCAAAAGTGCTCGTTGATTTAAAAAGAACCGCCAACCCGGAAACCGAATTGATTCTCGGCATCATCATGTTTGAAGATATTTTCCTTGCCGTATATCTGTCCGTTGTTTCCGGCCTTATACTAGGTGATGCGACATCCGTAGGGAGTGCACTCTTGTCCATTTTGATCGCCTTCGGTTATATGCTGCTGTTTTTTATCGCAGCAAGAAAACTCCCGCCGCTGTTGAACAAACTGTTGGACATTCGCTCAAACGAAGTGTTTATTATCGTCATTTTCGCAGCACTCTTTTTTATCGCCGGTTTTTCAGAGACGATTCATGTAGCAGAAGCAATCGGCGCGCTGCTGCTCGGTTTGGTCTTTTCAGAAACAGAGCATTCCGATAGGATTGAACACCTCGTTGTTCCGTTTCGCGACTTCTTCGGTGCGATGTTCTTTTTCAGCTTCGGCCTCAGCATCGATCCGTTTTCGCTTGGTGAAGCGGTTTGGCTTGCGTTGGGTGCAGTGATTTTGACCATTCTGGGAAATTTTATCGCCGGAATGGTGGCAGGACGACGCGCAGGGCTTTCTCATAAGGCTTCATCGAATATCGGGCTGACGATCGTATCGCGGGGAGAATTTTCGATTATCGTTGCGAATCTCGGGATAGCCGGCGGACTGTCGGCCACATTAAAGCCGTTTGCCGCATTATATGTCCTCATTCTGGCGATTTTGGGACCGCTTGTCACAAAGGAATCAAAACGAATTTACCGCTTGCTGAACAAGGTATTTAAATGGAAGCCTGAGGTTCAGCCCGCAAAAAAACAGGGATAA
- the khtT gene encoding K+/H+ antiporter for K+ efflux (Evidence 1a: Function from experimental evidences in the studied strain; PubMedId: 14987767, 17679694; Product type t: transporter): protein MNIKENDLPGIGKKFEIETRSHEKMTIIIHDDGRREIYRFNDRDPDELLSNISLDDSEARQIAAILGGMVYKPQALESIEMAFSDLIIEWFKVEKGAKSIGRTLGELDVRQNYDVTVIAIIKHNQEKLLNPGADSIIEENDTLVLSGERKHLKKLIHDFLSGEGV from the coding sequence TTGAATATTAAAGAAAACGATCTGCCGGGCATCGGCAAAAAGTTTGAAATCGAAACAAGAAGCCACGAAAAAATGACGATTATCATTCATGATGACGGAAGAAGGGAAATTTACCGGTTTAATGACCGGGACCCGGATGAGCTTCTTTCAAATATTTCATTGGATGATTCTGAAGCAAGGCAAATTGCAGCTATTCTCGGGGGCATGGTCTATAAACCGCAAGCTCTGGAGTCCATCGAAATGGCCTTCAGCGATCTTATTATTGAATGGTTTAAGGTCGAAAAAGGCGCCAAATCGATCGGACGCACACTCGGTGAGCTTGATGTTCGCCAGAATTACGATGTCACTGTTATTGCGATTATCAAACACAACCAGGAAAAGCTCCTAAATCCCGGAGCGGATTCGATTATTGAAGAAAATGACACCCTTGTCCTCTCAGGTGAGAGAAAGCATCTGAAGAAACTGATTCACGATTTTCTTTCTGGAGAGGGCGTGTGA
- the khtS gene encoding K+/H+ antiporter for K+ efflux (Evidence 1a: Function from experimental evidences in the studied strain; PubMedId: 14987767, 17679694; Product type t: transporter), with the protein MRREERNMDKLLISFLLSLFMVYFPPSDVVLPSQFEASTDSYVPMSSYPQETQSAKTPSPGSMHPAELIKEYSPLAQSVRQLSVKPLDEPLINRLEKALAVPVKYQSNYLRI; encoded by the coding sequence ATGAGAAGGGAGGAAAGGAACATGGATAAATTGCTGATCAGTTTTCTGTTAAGTTTATTTATGGTGTACTTTCCCCCTTCGGACGTGGTTCTGCCTTCCCAGTTTGAAGCAAGCACTGACAGCTATGTGCCTATGTCTTCATATCCGCAGGAAACACAATCGGCAAAAACGCCATCGCCGGGCAGCATGCACCCGGCTGAGCTGATCAAAGAGTACAGCCCGCTGGCGCAGTCTGTCAGGCAGCTCTCTGTCAAACCACTTGACGAACCGCTGATAAACAGGCTGGAAAAGGCTTTGGCCGTCCCTGTCAAATACCAGTCTAATTACCTCCGAATATAA
- the yhaR gene encoding putative dehydratase / isomerase (Evidence 3: Putative function from multiple computational evidences; PubMedId: 22961985; Product type e: enzyme), with product MEFVQYACNGAVAEIILNRPDAHHALNEQMLSELKEAVEMAAASEALIVLLRGSGKGFSAGGDIRMMTSEHDPDQFKRLMDTIEAVTLNLYQMKKVTIAAIHGAAAGLGLSLALCADIVLAEKNAVLAMNFIGIGLVPDGGGHYLLKKRIGEAKAKKLIWSGKKLSASEAADMGLLDGTFAGDPAEGARPIIETLLASPLLAMIETKGIFQSLQIEELKKVLSLERSAQERMRRTKDHQEGIRAFLEKREPKFQA from the coding sequence ATGGAGTTTGTTCAATATGCATGTAATGGGGCCGTTGCAGAGATTATCCTGAATCGGCCTGATGCCCATCACGCCCTGAATGAACAGATGCTGTCTGAATTGAAGGAGGCAGTCGAAATGGCGGCTGCAAGCGAGGCGCTCATCGTTCTCCTGAGAGGAAGCGGGAAAGGCTTTTCGGCCGGCGGTGATATCAGGATGATGACGTCAGAGCATGACCCTGACCAATTTAAACGGCTGATGGATACGATTGAGGCTGTCACCCTGAATTTATATCAGATGAAGAAAGTGACAATTGCAGCCATTCATGGTGCTGCTGCGGGACTGGGCCTGAGTTTGGCGCTTTGTGCGGACATTGTGCTCGCTGAAAAAAACGCCGTTCTCGCGATGAATTTTATCGGCATTGGGCTTGTTCCGGACGGCGGAGGACATTATTTGCTGAAGAAAAGAATCGGTGAAGCAAAAGCGAAAAAACTGATTTGGAGCGGAAAAAAACTATCTGCCTCGGAAGCTGCCGATATGGGGCTTCTTGATGGGACATTTGCCGGAGACCCTGCCGAAGGCGCAAGACCCATTATCGAAACCCTGTTGGCCTCCCCTCTTTTGGCGATGATCGAAACGAAAGGTATTTTTCAAAGCCTCCAAATTGAAGAACTGAAAAAAGTGCTATCCCTTGAGCGCAGCGCCCAAGAGAGAATGAGAAGGACCAAGGATCACCAAGAAGGAATCCGTGCCTTTTTAGAAAAACGGGAGCCGAAGTTTCAAGCGTAA
- the yhzD gene encoding hypothetical protein (Evidence 4: Unknown function but conserved in other organisms) produces the protein MADYFLTVFDPSGNTLVNEQFEAEHEEAAKTHGEALLKEKELHSHTHRLVNAAGKLILFHR, from the coding sequence ATGGCTGATTATTTCCTTACCGTATTTGATCCTTCGGGGAACACGCTGGTAAACGAGCAATTCGAGGCAGAACATGAAGAAGCGGCAAAAACGCATGGTGAAGCCCTCTTAAAAGAAAAAGAGCTTCATAGTCATACTCATCGTTTAGTCAATGCAGCCGGAAAGCTGATTTTGTTTCACAGATGA
- the yhaQ gene encoding Na+-dependent efflux ABC transporter (ATP-binding protein) (Evidence 2a: Function from experimental evidences in other organisms; PubMedId: 9106203, 10356997, 12374817; Product type t: transporter): MLTIDHVTKTFGDYKAVDGLDLDIPEQQMFGLLGANGAGKTTTFRMILGLLSITEGSISWKGRPVNYHISNKIGYLPEERGLYPKMKVRDQLVYLARLKGMEKREAVKELGTWLERFNITDYENKKVEELSKGNQQKIQFISAVLHKPELLILDEPFSGLDPVNVELLKEAVISLKNSGVSILFSSHRMEHVEELCENLCILQKGKPVVQGKLKEIKRSFGKKNVTIHSDDDLRFLQSHEGILQWKETADGVKLQIANEDISQEIFAMLQGKGFIRKFELEEPSLHDIFIEKVGAVYE, from the coding sequence GTGCTTACAATTGATCACGTAACGAAGACATTTGGAGATTATAAAGCCGTTGACGGATTGGACTTAGATATTCCGGAACAGCAAATGTTCGGTCTATTAGGCGCAAACGGAGCGGGAAAAACAACAACGTTTCGCATGATCCTAGGATTATTAAGCATTACGGAGGGCTCAATCAGCTGGAAGGGCCGTCCTGTGAATTATCATATCAGCAACAAAATCGGTTATTTGCCGGAAGAGCGGGGCCTTTATCCGAAAATGAAGGTAAGGGATCAGCTCGTCTATCTTGCCAGATTAAAAGGGATGGAGAAGCGAGAGGCTGTAAAAGAGCTCGGGACATGGCTTGAACGCTTCAATATTACAGATTACGAGAATAAGAAGGTGGAAGAGCTTTCGAAGGGGAATCAGCAGAAAATCCAATTCATTTCGGCAGTTTTGCATAAGCCGGAGCTCCTGATTCTTGATGAACCATTCAGCGGCTTGGACCCTGTCAATGTTGAGCTGCTAAAAGAGGCCGTGATCTCGCTGAAAAACAGCGGTGTTTCTATTTTATTTTCAAGCCATCGGATGGAACATGTGGAGGAGCTTTGTGAGAACCTTTGCATATTGCAGAAAGGAAAACCGGTTGTACAAGGCAAGCTGAAGGAGATCAAGCGTTCTTTCGGTAAAAAGAATGTTACCATTCACTCCGATGACGATCTGCGCTTTTTGCAGTCCCATGAAGGCATTCTTCAATGGAAGGAAACGGCAGACGGCGTCAAGCTGCAGATTGCCAATGAAGACATTTCTCAAGAGATTTTTGCGATGCTCCAAGGAAAAGGGTTTATCAGAAAGTTTGAGCTTGAAGAGCCGTCACTGCATGATATTTTTATAGAAAAGGTGGGGGCCGTCTATGAATAA
- the yhaP gene encoding Na+-dependent exporter (ABC permease) (Evidence 2a: Function from experimental evidences in other organisms; PubMedId: 9106203, 10356997, 15849754, 16850406; Product type t: transporter), translating into MNKFWIMLSHTYKNKIMAKSFIISTVITVLLVLVVTNLESIISLFQGDDAKEKIAVVDETNELYPVFSKQLKAVDTDGDLDVKLSKQSEDEVTKQVKDESLDGMLIIKRDEKGTISGTYKALTISDESTYQTLQQALTQTKTAVGTAELGVSQETISSLYAPVTVGQKALKEGAKSEEELGQTVGLVYIMLFVIYFSVIMYASMIAMEVATEKSSRVMEILISSMPPIQQMFAKLLGIGLVGITQLAIIIGAGSLSLKLNQKSETASSVGGFLNLTDVSATTVIYAVIFFLLGYFLYATLAAFLGSVVSRIEDVQQTITPMTLLVVAGFMIAMFGLNAPDAGFITVTSFIPFFTPMIMFLRVGMLDIPFWQAAVGIGITLLTIVILAVIGARIYKGGVLIYGNSSAFKAIKQALRLAKN; encoded by the coding sequence ATGAATAAATTTTGGATCATGCTTTCTCATACATACAAAAATAAGATTATGGCAAAATCCTTTATTATTTCGACTGTCATCACGGTGCTGCTTGTTTTAGTTGTAACGAATCTGGAGTCGATCATTTCTTTGTTTCAAGGTGACGATGCGAAAGAAAAAATCGCCGTTGTTGATGAAACAAACGAATTATATCCGGTTTTTTCTAAGCAGCTGAAAGCGGTGGATACAGACGGCGATCTTGATGTGAAGCTGTCGAAGCAATCGGAGGATGAGGTCACAAAGCAAGTCAAAGATGAATCACTCGATGGCATGCTCATCATCAAACGAGATGAAAAAGGGACCATTTCAGGAACATATAAAGCGTTAACGATTTCTGATGAAAGCACGTATCAAACACTGCAGCAGGCGCTGACGCAAACCAAAACAGCTGTCGGAACAGCGGAGCTCGGCGTGTCGCAGGAAACGATTAGCAGCCTTTATGCGCCTGTTACTGTGGGGCAGAAGGCGCTGAAAGAAGGGGCAAAGTCTGAGGAAGAGCTTGGCCAGACGGTAGGGCTTGTTTACATTATGCTGTTCGTCATTTATTTCTCGGTGATTATGTATGCCAGCATGATAGCGATGGAGGTCGCAACCGAAAAATCTTCGCGAGTTATGGAAATCCTGATCTCAAGTATGCCGCCGATCCAGCAAATGTTTGCAAAGCTGCTTGGTATCGGGCTTGTCGGGATCACACAGCTTGCTATTATTATAGGAGCCGGCTCTCTGTCGCTTAAGCTGAACCAAAAGAGCGAAACGGCTTCATCTGTCGGCGGATTCCTTAATTTGACCGACGTATCTGCAACCACTGTCATCTATGCTGTCATTTTCTTTTTGCTCGGATACTTTTTGTACGCGACACTTGCCGCGTTTCTCGGCAGTGTCGTCAGCAGAATAGAGGACGTGCAGCAAACGATCACGCCGATGACGCTTTTGGTTGTCGCCGGTTTTATGATCGCGATGTTCGGTTTGAATGCGCCTGACGCAGGATTTATTACGGTAACTTCGTTTATTCCGTTCTTTACGCCAATGATTATGTTCCTGCGCGTCGGCATGCTTGATATTCCGTTCTGGCAGGCGGCTGTCGGAATCGGAATCACACTGCTCACCATTGTCATACTGGCCGTTATCGGCGCCAGAATTTATAAAGGCGGTGTATTAATTTACGGCAATTCAAGCGCGTTCAAAGCGATCAAACAAGCGCTACGTTTAGCGAAAAACTGA
- the yhaO gene encoding putative DNA repair exonuclease (Evidence 3: Putative function from multiple computational evidences; PubMedId: 16267290; Product type e: enzyme) — protein sequence MLTDLTFIHAADLHLDSPFYGISHLPEPIFARIKESTFASVRHMIDAAVREHVDFILLAGDLFDEANRSLKAQLFLKKQFERLRECGISVYVIFGNHDHLGGEWTPIEWPENVHIFSSAVPEEKSFFKEGRRIASIYGFSYQARALMENQAARYRRSTDAPFHIGMLHGTLSGSEGHDPYCPFTHDDLVKSGMDYWALGHIHKRQVLSAEHPAVIYPGNTQARHIKETGDKGYYLVHVTNGDISYEFQRAHDVLWEKAAVDVTEAKNMTALFQMVEDTFSKLRKKGSPVCVRLVLQGTAPEWLLEAPKGTLDEFLEALQEQEAEEERFVWPLRLDDETENEANLTNLDPFFGGLFEDIDRSDLSDVLEGLERHPVYRRHADRFSQEEVKEIKEQAQIILKRQLKVLDT from the coding sequence ATGTTGACTGATCTAACCTTTATTCATGCGGCAGATCTTCATCTTGACAGCCCGTTTTACGGGATATCGCATCTGCCGGAGCCGATTTTTGCCCGGATTAAAGAAAGCACGTTTGCAAGCGTGAGACATATGATAGACGCCGCAGTGAGAGAGCACGTTGATTTCATTTTGCTTGCGGGAGATCTGTTTGATGAAGCCAATCGAAGCTTAAAGGCTCAGCTCTTTTTGAAAAAACAGTTTGAAAGACTCAGAGAGTGCGGAATTTCGGTATACGTCATCTTTGGGAATCACGATCATCTTGGCGGGGAGTGGACGCCGATTGAATGGCCTGAGAATGTCCATATTTTTTCGTCCGCTGTTCCAGAAGAAAAATCGTTTTTTAAAGAAGGCAGGCGCATAGCAAGCATTTACGGCTTCAGCTATCAAGCCAGAGCATTGATGGAAAACCAAGCCGCCCGCTATCGGAGATCAACTGACGCACCGTTTCATATCGGCATGCTCCACGGCACGCTGTCAGGATCTGAAGGACACGATCCGTATTGCCCGTTTACACATGACGACCTCGTGAAAAGCGGGATGGATTATTGGGCGCTTGGCCATATACATAAACGCCAGGTTCTATCTGCCGAGCATCCGGCAGTCATTTACCCGGGAAACACGCAAGCACGCCATATAAAGGAGACGGGAGATAAAGGCTATTATCTCGTTCATGTGACAAACGGAGATATATCTTATGAATTTCAGAGAGCGCATGATGTCCTGTGGGAAAAAGCGGCGGTTGATGTGACGGAGGCAAAGAATATGACAGCCCTCTTCCAAATGGTGGAGGACACGTTTTCGAAGCTGCGGAAAAAGGGGAGCCCTGTTTGTGTAAGGCTTGTTTTACAAGGGACGGCGCCGGAATGGCTGCTGGAGGCGCCAAAAGGCACCTTGGATGAGTTTCTTGAAGCTCTTCAGGAACAAGAAGCGGAAGAGGAACGTTTCGTTTGGCCTCTTAGATTGGACGATGAGACAGAAAACGAAGCAAACCTAACAAACCTTGATCCTTTTTTTGGCGGTTTATTTGAAGACATTGATCGCAGCGATCTGTCAGACGTGCTGGAAGGGCTTGAGCGGCATCCAGTGTATAGAAGGCACGCGGACCGGTTTAGCCAAGAGGAGGTAAAGGAAATAAAAGAGCAGGCACAGATAATATTGAAAAGACAGCTTAAGGTGCTTGATACATGA